One genomic segment of Synechocystis sp. LKSZ1 includes these proteins:
- a CDS encoding pyridoxal phosphate-dependent aminotransferase, with the protein MPFTQRVSQVTPSITLEITAKAKALRSQGIDVCSFTAGEPDFATPAHIVAAAKLALDQGKTKYGPAAGEPALRQAIAEKLQRDNQLPYEVPNVMVTNGGKHSLFNLMLAMIEAGDEVIIPAPYWLSYPEMVKLAEGQPVIVPTTAATNYKITPEQLRQTLTPRTKLFILNSPSNPTGTVYTPSEIRALAEVVIEAGIWVVSDEIYEKILYDGAEHLSIGAVSSEAFARTIISNGFAKSYSMTGWRVGYLAGPRDLIEACSTIQGHSTSNVCTFAQYGAIAALTDSQDCVQEMVRAFAERRQVMVAGINQTPRLSCATPMGAFYVFVDVSQTGLNSLAFTQALLEQQQVAVIPGAAFGDDHCIRLSYATDLSTIQQGLERIHHFVESL; encoded by the coding sequence ATGCCATTTACCCAGCGCGTCAGCCAAGTCACCCCCTCCATTACCCTTGAAATCACCGCCAAGGCCAAGGCCCTGCGCTCCCAGGGGATCGATGTCTGTAGCTTCACGGCGGGAGAGCCGGATTTTGCGACCCCGGCCCATATTGTGGCAGCGGCGAAGTTGGCCCTGGATCAGGGAAAAACCAAGTATGGCCCTGCTGCGGGAGAACCGGCCCTACGCCAGGCCATTGCTGAAAAATTACAACGGGATAACCAACTGCCCTACGAGGTCCCTAACGTGATGGTGACCAATGGCGGTAAACACTCTCTGTTTAACCTGATGTTGGCGATGATTGAAGCGGGGGACGAGGTAATTATTCCGGCCCCCTACTGGCTCAGTTACCCCGAAATGGTTAAGTTGGCCGAGGGCCAGCCCGTGATTGTTCCTACCACTGCGGCCACCAACTACAAAATTACCCCCGAACAACTGCGCCAGACCCTGACCCCGCGCACCAAACTCTTTATCCTCAATTCCCCCTCGAATCCCACTGGCACCGTTTACACACCCTCAGAAATTCGGGCCTTAGCGGAGGTGGTGATTGAGGCCGGTATTTGGGTGGTTTCCGATGAGATCTACGAAAAAATTCTCTACGACGGGGCTGAACACCTGAGCATTGGGGCCGTGAGTTCCGAGGCTTTTGCCCGTACCATCATCAGCAATGGGTTTGCCAAGAGTTATTCTATGACCGGCTGGCGGGTGGGCTATCTGGCTGGCCCTCGAGATTTGATTGAGGCCTGTAGCACGATCCAGGGCCATAGCACCTCCAACGTTTGTACCTTTGCCCAGTACGGGGCCATCGCGGCCCTCACCGATTCTCAGGATTGCGTTCAAGAGATGGTCAGGGCCTTTGCCGAGCGTCGTCAAGTCATGGTGGCTGGTATTAACCAAACCCCTCGCCTGAGTTGTGCTACCCCCATGGGGGCCTTCTATGTGTTTGTAGATGTCTCCCAAACTGGCCTGAATTCCTTAGCCTTTACCCAAGCATTGCTGGAACAGCAACAGGTAGCGGTGATTCCCGGTGCAGCTTTTGGCGATGATCATTGCATTCGCTTGTCCTATGCCACGGATTTAAGTACCATTCAGCAAGGCCTGGAACGCATTCATCACTTTGTTGAAAGCTTGTAG
- the sixA gene encoding phosphohistidine phosphatase SixA codes for MKLYLIRHGIAADRLDYDQDAERPLTRKGEIKTQQVALQLQNRGLVVDAILSSPLSRAQQTAQILLAAGLSHHLETHDTLAPGGLLQDWLNWLTASSYNQADSKLALVGHQPDLGAWAESLVWGQFQDKLILKKAGIIGLSLPDSAASLGNAQMFLLLSPRWIL; via the coding sequence GTGAAACTTTACTTGATTCGTCATGGCATTGCCGCCGACCGCCTTGATTACGACCAGGATGCAGAGCGGCCCCTCACCCGCAAAGGGGAAATCAAAACCCAGCAGGTGGCCCTGCAACTCCAAAATCGGGGTCTGGTCGTTGACGCGATTCTCAGTAGTCCCCTCAGCCGGGCCCAGCAGACGGCCCAAATACTCCTGGCCGCTGGCCTGAGCCATCATTTAGAAACCCATGACACCTTAGCGCCCGGCGGTCTGTTACAAGATTGGCTGAATTGGTTAACGGCTTCTTCCTACAATCAAGCCGATAGCAAGCTGGCCCTGGTGGGTCATCAACCGGATCTAGGGGCCTGGGCAGAGTCCTTGGTGTGGGGTCAATTTCAAGATAAATTAATCCTCAAAAAAGCCGGTATTATCGGCCTCAGTCTCCCTGACTCGGCCGCTTCTCTGGGGAACGCTCAAATGTTTTTGTTGCTCTCTCCCCGCTGGATTTTGTAG
- a CDS encoding citrate synthase, translated as MMMIMTSNEFRDGLAGVPAAKSRVSHVDGEKGILEYRGIRIEELAEKSSFIETAYLLIWGKLPTQEELEDFETEIRYHRRIKYHIRDMMKCFPGTGHPMDALQTSAAALGLFYSRRALDNPNYIRAAVVRLLAKIPTMVAAFHMIRKGNDPIQPNDDLNYAANFLYMLTERRPDPLAAQIFDVCLTLHAEHTMNASTFSARVTASTLTDPYAVIASAVGTLAGPLHGGANEEVLNMLEEIGSVENVRPYVERCLANKQKIMGFGHRVYKVKDPRATILQDLAEQLFAKMGHDEYYDVAVELENVVEEYIGREKGIYPNVDFYSGLLYRKLGIPADLFTPIFAIARVAGWLAHWKEQLTVNKIYRPTQIYVGDHNLAYIPMAERVVDRDPGTVSA; from the coding sequence TTGATGATGATCATGACAAGTAATGAATTTCGAGACGGTCTAGCAGGTGTACCAGCGGCCAAATCCCGTGTCAGTCATGTCGATGGGGAAAAGGGCATTCTGGAATACCGGGGAATTCGGATTGAGGAATTGGCAGAAAAAAGCAGTTTTATTGAAACCGCCTATCTGCTCATCTGGGGTAAACTGCCCACCCAAGAAGAACTTGAAGACTTTGAAACCGAAATTCGTTACCATCGCCGCATCAAGTACCATATCCGGGACATGATGAAATGTTTCCCCGGTACGGGTCATCCCATGGATGCTCTGCAAACCTCCGCCGCCGCCCTGGGCTTGTTCTATTCCCGCCGGGCCTTGGATAATCCCAACTACATCCGCGCGGCCGTCGTCCGGCTTTTGGCAAAGATTCCGACCATGGTGGCGGCATTCCACATGATCCGTAAGGGCAATGACCCGATCCAGCCCAACGATGACCTCAACTACGCGGCCAATTTCCTCTATATGCTGACGGAGCGTCGCCCCGATCCCCTGGCGGCCCAGATTTTTGATGTTTGTTTGACGCTCCACGCCGAGCACACCATGAACGCCTCTACCTTTTCAGCTCGCGTGACGGCCTCGACCTTGACCGACCCCTATGCGGTGATTGCTTCGGCCGTGGGAACGTTGGCCGGCCCTCTCCACGGCGGGGCCAACGAAGAAGTGCTGAATATGCTCGAAGAAATTGGCTCTGTGGAGAATGTGCGGCCCTACGTCGAGCGTTGTCTGGCTAACAAGCAAAAAATTATGGGCTTTGGTCACCGGGTTTATAAGGTTAAAGACCCCCGGGCCACGATTCTGCAAGATCTAGCCGAACAGTTGTTTGCAAAAATGGGCCACGACGAATACTACGATGTGGCCGTGGAACTGGAAAACGTCGTAGAAGAGTACATTGGTCGTGAAAAGGGAATTTATCCCAACGTCGATTTCTACTCTGGCCTGCTCTACCGCAAACTGGGTATTCCGGCTGACCTGTTTACGCCTATTTTTGCCATTGCGCGGGTAGCCGGTTGGTTAGCCCACTGGAAGGAACAGTTAACCGTGAATAAGATTTATCGTCCCACCCAAATCTACGTCGGCGACCACAACCTAGCCTACATTCCCATGGCCGAGCGAGTGGTGGATCGAGATCCTGGGACGGTTTCTGCTTAG
- a CDS encoding TIGR01777 family oxidoreductase, translated as MKIVITGATGFVGQSLVRQLSQAGHSLVLLVRNLDRAQQLFPTRQFSDLTIIPYQATVSGPWQAALEGSDAVINLAGEPISERWNAAYKQRILDSRQLATQKLVEAIGQATQKPQVLISTSAIGYYGTSETASFTETSPAGTDFLAQVCQAWESAAKQVESLGVRLVILRLGIVLGNGGALAKMLPPFQLFAGGPIGSGQQWFSWIDQEDLLRLIQFALTQPEVQGTFNATAPNPVRMVEFCQTLGQVLKRPSWLPVPELALELLLGEAAKLVLEGQQVLPQATQAAGFQFQYPTLQASLKHILA; from the coding sequence ATGAAAATTGTGATTACTGGCGCAACGGGCTTTGTCGGCCAGTCCTTAGTTCGTCAGCTCAGTCAAGCCGGTCATAGCTTAGTTTTACTAGTCCGTAATCTCGATAGGGCCCAGCAACTTTTTCCCACCCGCCAATTTAGCGACCTTACAATTATTCCCTACCAAGCGACGGTATCTGGGCCCTGGCAAGCAGCCCTGGAGGGGAGTGACGCCGTAATTAACCTGGCGGGGGAACCGATTTCAGAACGTTGGAATGCCGCCTACAAGCAAAGAATTCTAGACAGTCGCCAATTGGCCACTCAAAAATTGGTGGAAGCCATTGGCCAGGCCACCCAGAAGCCCCAAGTTTTGATTAGCACTTCGGCCATTGGCTACTACGGCACCAGTGAAACCGCGAGTTTTACAGAAACCAGTCCAGCCGGGACAGATTTTCTGGCCCAAGTCTGCCAGGCCTGGGAATCAGCGGCCAAACAAGTCGAATCCTTGGGGGTGCGTTTAGTGATTCTGCGATTAGGGATTGTTTTGGGGAACGGTGGGGCCTTGGCTAAGATGTTGCCACCCTTTCAACTCTTTGCGGGGGGGCCGATTGGCAGTGGCCAGCAATGGTTTTCTTGGATTGATCAAGAGGATCTCCTGCGCTTGATCCAGTTTGCTTTGACCCAGCCGGAAGTTCAAGGAACCTTCAATGCCACCGCGCCCAATCCAGTACGGATGGTCGAATTTTGTCAGACCCTGGGCCAGGTGTTAAAACGGCCCTCTTGGTTGCCGGTACCGGAACTGGCCCTAGAGTTATTACTCGGGGAAGCGGCCAAACTGGTGCTAGAGGGCCAGCAGGTATTGCCCCAGGCCACCCAGGCCGCGGGTTTTCAATTCCAATACCCGACCCTCCAGGCGTCTCTCAAGCATATTCTGGCCTAG